TGACCTTGACGTTGATGATGAAGGAAATGTCTATTTTACGGATAGCAGCACCAAGTACCAACGAAGGTAAATTGTGAGTTTACTGTTTCTTCGGTTTTATGTAGATCTCTTGATATAGTTAACCTTAGATCCCAACTCAAGAATAGTATAGACTTCATCTTAAATGCATTGGGGTATTCAGAAATTTAAACGCCTAATGTTTGGCAAAAACTTGAAATTGACAACATGATTTGAGAATGAAGAATTCCATTTTATTATTAGTTCTGATTAATGCCAAATGGGAGACAGAGGGCTCCCTATCTTTAGTGGGGAGAAAAAATGGTTTCTTTTGAAAAACAATGCATCAAGgacagaaaaataaaaattaatgccCTACTCTGATAACATATAGTGAATAGATGATCATCGAGAAGCTTAGATTTTAACATGGTTATGTGGTTGCACCTAACTTTGCTAACATTTCTTCTTTTTGATAAATACCCAACTCTGCTAACATATAGTGAAGATGTTTATATCTGATTCGGAAAAACTTTGCATTACCATCATAGTTCAAGTGTCATGTGTGTTTCTTCTTTAATTAGAATATTAATACCCACCCCATCTTTCACAGGAATTATATGCTGCTGGTTTACTCAGCAGAAGATAGTGGGAGGGTTCTGAAGTACAATCCTAATACTAAACAAACCACTGTTCTTGTTCGGAATCTCCAATTCCCAAATGGTCTGTCACTAAGCAAGGACGGTTCCTTCTTTGTATTCTGTGAAGTGGCCAAGGGCAGGTATGCTTCTCAACCTATGTATTAGCAATTTAGCATGTTTACAGTATTAAATAGACATACAAGGATCCAATACATAGTCCTAGTGCAGCTCCAGCATCAGTGTTCTCCATTCTAGAAAATGTTTTGTTGTTTAGGCATATGCATGCCAAGTTCTAAGTACATGCATATATCTTTATATTTGAATTCATACTGacaacatatataatatatccaACTTGGTAATAGACATGATGGAAGAACCAGCCTattttggattggctttattcAAATTCTGAAATATCGAAGTTCCTGTCTTCTTTGCCTTTCTTAAAGAATCATGTTGCTGACTTCACCTTAAAAGTTGTGGTATTAACATATAATGGAACGATGTGTTTCTCTTATAGGTTACAGAAGTACTGGTTGAAAGGCGAGAAATCGGGGACCTCAGAAGTGATGGCAATCCTCCCAGGATATCCCGACAATGTCAGCACAAATGAGAGAGGTGAATTTTGGGTAGCAATCCACTGTCGCCGTACCATTTACAGCTATATAAATTCCATATACCCGCTACTTCGTCTATTCTTGCTGAAGCTTCCTATACCAGTAAAGCTCCGTTCTTTCTTGCACCTTGGAGGCAAGCAACCCGCTATTGTTGTGAAGTATAGCCCTGAAGGTAAGCTGTTACAGATATTTGAAGACGAAGAAGGGAAAGTAGTTAGAGCTGTAAGTGAGGTTGAGGAGAAAGATGGGAAGCTTTGGATGGGAAGTGTGTTGATGCCTTTCATTGCTGTTTACCGACTAGAATGAACTAAAGACttatcctttttctttctttcttttactttctttAAGGATTGAGTTGGACAAAAAACTCTCTTATTTAGTTCTTCATGGTTGTTTGTAGCTTCTATTTTGTGAGAATAATTCAATAAAACTCTCTTTCTAGTTCCCTATAGTTTTGATATTCCTGTTGATCATCATGACAAGAATACTCATAGGAAGTCTTCTTTAGTGGAGTCTCGTTACTTTGATATGTTAAGAGAATTCAAGTCTAAAATGTTTCCACATTTTTTCTAACTCTTGTAAATGTGTTTTCGTACAGAAAATTGAGCATTTCTCACAGATTATTTGCTAAAGTTCTTGTATTGTTTGAATACTTGATAAACGGGAATTTGTTGAAATATAGCATGCTACAAGTGAATATTTACAACAAGAATGGTCCTTAATAGAATAGCTCAAAtgagtttgaattaattaatcatACAAGTATTTTTCGAATAAGACATCTCAAAATAAGTGGATATTGCGAGCTTGACCGAATAAATTGTAAATTATAAATCTAATATACTATGCACACTTCTTTTTGTTGATGACTATTTGACAAGAACAAGCATAATCAGAATGTTCTCTCTTATTCCTAGAAGATATCACTATTTCTCTATATTGGGAGttgcaattttctttttaaaatagattTACATGTAGTGTAGAGAATACATACGAGCCCTAGTCTAATCAATTGAAGTAATCATTACTTACAAATTCTTTTACTTTTCAGGTGACGCGTGCACATTGACTGTAGTAGTTGACTTTTGAGGTTTGTTTGGTAAGGAGaatttttttctacaaaatattttttttaaaaataagtgattttttaaatttaaattttggtgtttagttaaaaagaaagaaatattatCCTAAAAGCAGTTAGATATAATCTGACAAATATTATGACATCATATTCGACTCCTAAGCCAACACAAATCAGATTTTAGACCCCATTAAAGACCTAAGTACTGACCTTTTAGAGATTCAACTCCTAATCCTAATCCTGATCTCAACTCCTGAGTCCGACGCAAGTCTTGATCCTCTCGATCTCGATTTGATATACAACTTTTAATTTCCAGTATCGGTATCGATTCGAGACTTGACCGTGACAAAGTTGGGGTCAGGAGTCGGATCAGAAATGAGAGTCGGATGGTGAGGttgaaaaagaaatttgaaaaatatttttcttttattttacgaagagaaaaaaataaatatttttaaaaaatattttctaaaatatttaatcCAGCTAAACATCAGAAAATTGTAAAACATTTACTCAATACCAAACACACATTGTGTAAAGGTCCTCTACAATACCCATAGCTTGAAGCTAGTGATAATGAATTAATCTGAGGTCATTGTTATGTAATCAAATACTCAGTACATCACTAATCACTATTCATTACTCTCTCCGTTCATtttagttttcatttttttacatgttttttgagaaaatattgattttatttttttatatttttttaaatctcaatttaatatattttttcacaaaattaatctcttttaatatttattgagtaaaaataaaaaatgaaaattaatatttacttttaaaaaaaataacaatgatTTTGAATCAGTTATTTTTAATAAACACGAGGACTAAAATGAACTTAACGGAGGGAGTACAATGTCCTAATGTAATTATGTGTAACAGTCTTCCTTACGTGAACTAAAAGGGTCCTACCTATTAGCCTACTTCAACTGCAGTACTAAGCTAGATTTTAGCTCCTTTTAATTAATGGTCTTCACATCATTAATTGTTTTCTagtgtttcttttttctttatcatttgaGTAAACAAAATCATTTGGAActtggaaaatgtttttttataataaatatattacttATAGTGTTAGTTGGAGCAATAATAAGTATAATTAATGTTAAATATAGAAAATGGTATATGTTCATAAGTGCGTAGAAGTTATTTTCCTCCTGATGTGAAATGTTTACgtttatttactttttaatgaaaatcattttcctaaaaaatgactttaatCTCACTATCATACCAAACAAACCAAAGTTCTAATCTATAAACTGAAAGGGGATGATATTTTCCAACTTGGCTATATACTCGgcacaaatttaaattaattaatcgAAATGTACGTCAAAGCGATACCATaacatatacatcatcatatatatgaCGATGCAAAAGTGGTTGCAATAGTGATGTTTTATCGATTAGTGTTTAATATTGTGCGTGCAAAAGAATTTTATTGATTATCAGTAGCAGAATGATGCATTAATATTCCCAAATGCACTGCACTAAAATCTTCTTTCTTACCATTGTTTTGAACACTGACTTTTCATGCTCAATACTAACTTACAAATAATCATTGAGCTTTGTCACCTTATATATGGTAAATAAAATTGAcaccttcttttcttttctattctttattttatttttctcggaGCTAGGGATGATAATGATGCGAGCCGGTGTGAATTTAGACATATTTAGACATACGCAACGCAGTGGGGGTGGGGCGGAGTGGGTGAATAAATATTACTTCCTTCGTttcgatttattttttttggatttgcgtcaaagttaaaaataaaagtaaagatTACTTTTGAATCTTATAATCTTATAGTATTAAATAtatgtcaaatgtaccaaaatgatATCTAATcatgtggtcttaaacatgtcatatgAAAGATAGGAATTAAAGAGTTacagaaaaaaaaagacattcttttttaaacatactaaaaatgaaaatcgaacaaataaattgaaatggagagagtttaaatttttacaaaaaggaattttttttagcAAGGTGGGGCGGGGCGGATGGACGCGGGTGTGGGTATAAGGCGAATAAACCGGAGTGGAAATGCTATGTAGGGCATGGTGAGCTGGGTTGAAATTTTGCTGGTCAAGAGAGATCTAGAATCCACATCACACTCACGTACATCGTGCCACATAGCTTGCCATCTCGAGCCGTACTacaataaaaattacttttagcTGCAACTAAGCTATATATTGCCGTTGATTAATTGCCGCTGATCTCTTTTGATTAATTGTCGCTAAAGATATTTTTTGTATAGTGCCGAAGCTATATTTTTGAGAACGAATTTTGGTTTAAAGCAATTCATGAGTATTTTGTGCTTGCTTGTTTGTTAATTTGTAGTTAATTAAGACTAAACCTTGATGACTTGGTTCCATCAtgtgaataataaataaaagaaaaactgaagatggaaaatgaaaaattaagaaaGGTAATCTACTGGGCCAAACATATTGTTGATTCTTGGAAAGTGTCACCATCGTAATTTCCTAATCTGGAAACAAGTTAAAAGTAGGGAACTCAAATTGATCAAAGTTCAATTTACTAATGACTTAAGAAGTAGTACTTATTAATTAGGTTTTCGTAATTAAGTTTAAATGGACTCAATTTGAGTCTTGAGAGTATTTCAATTTATTAAAGGTGGTTGTTTCTCTAAATTATTGGCTTATTATTCTTTTGTTGGGCATTTTAGAATCAAACATGCAACTAAGTATGTATTTGGACATGCGatttgagattataattttaaattattgtttGGACATGCGATTTGagatcatgatttcaaattccccccctccccccccccccccccaaaaaaaaaaaaaacaggatTAGAGATTTCAAATTGTAAtttcaaatctcaaattctccCCCCAAAAAAAGGATTTGGGATTCCAAGttgtaattttgaatttttttgaaattatattttatataaaagaCTCATCATTTTAAACTTTGCAGAAAAAGACTCGTGATGAGTGAAGAGATTGTTTGTATCATCATGTGAAagaattatattaaagaatagTTAATTAATACTATTGTGACTAGTAAATCTTTATACGATTATGTGTGTTTGAAAGTTTGTAAACACAAAATttacttataaaaataatttacgTTTAACCAATTAAAATTAGAGGTacacttttatatatatatatatatgaaattaaagTCAAAGTATTGTTAGATGAGAGTCTTTATCTCCGAATTATGTGTTGGGatttaagaaacaaaagaatttctttattattttaagtTCTCATCCAGTATAGTATTCGTTTTGAAGCTTCAAATCCTTAACTATCTTAAAGTTGCGCCACTGAAACACATTAAAAGGAGAAGCACTCCTGTCCAAAAATTTTGATACCCAAAATTTGAACCagattttttcatacttatcgTTAGTCTTCCCCACCGATCCAAATACTTTATCTATTTATTCTGATgtgataaattttatttgagaaaaataataatctcaagTTGATCAACCGACAAGAGAAAATACACTATACATGTGGTAAATTGTACGGATCaagatttttgttttttgttttcgTTTAATATCTATATTGAAATTCGACTAAATCTAGATTTATGTGTTGCAGAGTCTATTTCTGAGGATAGCACTcgctataattatttttattttttattttaattaaaacacTCAAACTCGAGAAATCTAATTATGATGGAATGAACTCAACCATCCCATCACAAATCGACGTAGATACGGATGAAGATATACAGTAGGGTTAGTTGCATTTTGGGGTTAAGGTAGAATATAAATGAGTACCAAAAGACTTGTTGTGGTCCAAATAATGCTGGACAGTTTGTAAGCAAACCACTGGCCACTAGTTCACTGTATCTATGGTCCCTTTTTAAACAGTCATTTGTTTGCTATCGTAGGAACAACCACGAGAATGTTGCGGGAGATCGATTAGATTgtagaaaatataattaatttggaaatctttatatttatttgagagtcatctataaatatttgttttgttttgtttgttcATGATGACTAGCTAATTAATTAGCAGGTTCTATCAAACTCAATTTGGTCTATAGTTAAGGATGTTTAATTAGGTCTTAAACAAAATTGCAAGGACTCTAATGAGATGCATATATTAGGAGTGATAAAATTAATTAGCTCATGaaaatatgatatatttaatCCGTTTAAGTTTGAACGAATTATCTTTTATCTATTATGATTTGTACAATTCGACCTATTTTACAGTTGAGCTGATTTCCGCTAAATATGTGATGACATTTCTACTAACATACTATTAAATTCATTGATATATAACATGCATATATAGGTTTTCGccctcttatttttatttttttttgttactaattaatttgattctaatttttctttaaGATCTGTTTGAACAACTGACATTATCAAAATATCCCTCATGTTAATCAATGCCTTAACTTGGGTACACATGTTGAGAAACATGGgtgaaattgttttttttttaatgattaataTTAATTGTGCTGATGAAAGGTATGGTTCTCATTCAtttatctattttgatttgatataaaaaaaaattaaaaaaagaagaagtaaatCTCATGATCTTAAACTTAAATTATGTgtaatatattaaaatgttcATTGAATCTTAAATTATGTGTAATATACAAAAATGTTTATTGAATCTTATTCTTTTAAATATCAGGTAGAATGTAATTGGGTGTAAAGAGgtctaaatattaaaaaaatgtgtGTTAGTTttttaactaaaataaaataaaataagagaataATAAGTATTCGTTTCTTGTTATTGTTGGTAAAGTACCGTTATAGTGTTGGTAGACGTTGTAcatataaacaaaagtagagGGGGCTTATGCTAACCTCCATAAAGTACAAATAGTAGGTTGTTAACCATTCAACCAACAAAAAGTGCAGGATCTTTATCGTACATCACTTATTCGATGAAATAATGGAGATATAcacaatttaatttatatatcatTGTTATAAGTAAATGCATAGTTACATTTAGTTTTTGAAATGATTAATTTTCGTTGATGTGATGACATTTCTATTAACATactatttatattttgagaTGTTACTCTAAATTTAAttcgtaaaaaaaataatttatttaaacaaTGACAATTATATAGACAATTTCAATTTATTAGGATTAAGGCGAGTTTGTGGggatctttttttatttctccatTTGATTAATCTATTTTTTGTTTACTCATACCATTTGATTCTATAAttgtaataatttttaaaaaatcttcaaaaaaaaaaatacaacacaAAATATTGATATCTTTGACCATAGATTAATTGTACATCAACTTGTCAAGTTGCTCCCATGAAATGAACCTCACAACTAAATGACATCAGCTTAAGCCAAAATTGTGGATAGTACTGTGGCAACTATAAGGCCACCACCATCACTCTCTTTCTTGAAATTAGTAGGGGAGGTGTATTGACTTTACCAATctgtttaaaattatttattttgaatttattctaaAATTAGTATTTGATCATGATTTAAGTCGAATTTGAAGTTGTATTTCAAATTTGAGAAGTATATGAAGTATGGACACTATTTTAAATATTCgttgtaaaatataatataataaaaaataactatgTCTCCAATTCAATACATTTCAAATAAGGTGAAACTTATTTGAAACATATGGACAAGCGATTATTGAGCTTGTATTTGTACATGCGATATGAAGTCATGATTTCAAAATACTGTTTGAACATGTGATTTTGAGATCAAGatttcaaattctccaaaaataaataaattgagggATTCCAAAttgtgaattaaaaaaaataattaaacgtAAAACTTGATCCATATTaccatatttaaaattttcaaaaaaagatgTATGCTTGATGTGAAGAGAATGTCCGTACCATGTAAAAATGttatattaaagaataattaGTTACTATAATTATTGATTAGTGGATCTTTACGAAATTATGTATATTTAGAAGTTATTAAAGGAATATAGAGATATGTGATTTATGAATGTGAAGTCTTATTATATTCTAATAACTTGTTTATAAACTATGATTTGCTCATTtaataaaattgaatttttttttgataatttataaCTCGTGGGCTTTTAATtgagaaaaaattataatttaaataatacaaattacataaaactttaattttaaatcaatCTAATTTCAGAGCGGGCCTAAGTCCTTGAGGTAGCTAAACATTCCAAAAGCATTAGTATATCGCCCCCCTCGTCCGCTTCACATCAAGCAGAGTGGTCACTCAGCCAGATGCACTCCCACCCACTCATTCCTTCAATCATAATACCTCCACCCCAACCCCCAACACCCCACACTCCCAAAGTTAAAGAATTTAAATTAGATAAGATGATAAAGTTTTTCTTAGTATAATCCATATAATTTAATCTTTTTTAACCAAGTTAAAATTAGTGCATTTATCATGCTTATTTAATTTTCACACTTTTTATAAAGCATATTAGTATACCTCATGTTAAAGAATGAAATCATGTACATTGTACGgctaaattaaaaatttatgattctTGATCTCAAATTCATATACATTAGCAACTAAATTTACAGTTATATgtttataaatattcaataaatattttaataatatataaaatacagGCAAAAGCTATTCAATTTGATTATACCCGTAGGTTACACGGATCCACCACTACTTAATTCGAGTATCAATTAGGCAAACATTTATTTGCACCAAGTATTTATAATGACCAGACAATTTCATAAATATCACTTAACTACTACCTTCGTACgtcattttagtttttttaaaaaaattctattttttttttgtcattttagaaatttaaCATTAATATTGATCATTGTTTTTAACTATGTTCTTAACATTTAAGAAATAATTCTTTTTAATATAACtcaattctcaaaaaaaatctaataaatAGGAGTAACTTTTGCATGTTCAATTTAAAAAAACCAAGAGATAATTTAATGTTTAGTTTctaatttttccttattattaactattgtcattttttaaaatattgaatttattatattcaaagagtgataAAGTGAAATTTTCATCCTATTTATTGTTTCTTTAAGGGGTGTGTCAAGTCAATACTATTACtattaacaagtaaaaatgaacggaGGGTGTGTAACATTGAAATTTTATGTGACTCTACAAGATGAGCCCACTTTCAGTTAGGGTTTTACTCTACTGTAAACCCTAGTTTCCTCCTATATAAAGAGTAATATATCCTCTTGAAGAGACatctcaaaattttcattaactCATGGAATACTCACAAAGAGATCAAGATGTGATCATACTCTTTCTTGAAAGGTACGTCCCATCCTAGTCGAGAGACACGTTGCTTCAATCCCCAAATTACAAAAAACACAGAAAAAGATGGAGATAAACAATTTGCATTTATAATTTTGATGGATGAAatcattctttttatttattttataattatagtatatttttatatttaaggGAAAAATTACAAACAAaaagtatttattatttttcttaatgaaaatgaaataagctaaattaagaattaattaaaatgaGAGTAAGAAAGCTATAAACTTGTATATGAAAAGACACACATCTTTTATCTATTTAGTGGGTGGATATAAGAACTTTCTCTAGTTACTAATTCTGCATATTAATTACACTAGGTATAGATAtgcatgacaacaataataccACTATATTATATATGATGAAGATGATTCACTACTCCCACTACTTCCTTCACTCACTTCTCATCCTTCACACCCCCATCCCCCcacaccccaccccaccccacccctcTGCCCCTATACCGACCAGACCAAACCAGTACAATCCCATCAATCTCTTCACCTCTAATATGTGTTTGTTTTGTACTCTTTCTTTCATTCATCTCTCAAAACCTCATACCTTATTTATCATCTCCCCTTTACTAGCCTTTTCTTCCCCTTTTTCCTCATCTTTTCTAGGTCTTTTCAACTCTCTAATTAGCTACCTAGTAGTATTTCATAACATGACGAACATTACACATATTTCTTGATTTAGACTCatcctttttctcttttttaccatctaattttatttaatattcttcttttttttagttCAGAACTCGTCTTTGATCTGCATCTTCTTCGATCCGTGATTCCCGgcctaaaaagaaaaaagaaaaaaacttttaaaaaaatgtcacTTGACATGACATATTCATCTTCCTCGGAACGTGTTTGCTATGTTCGCTGCAActtttgcaacacaattcttgCGGTACacttctttaatttaatttaattatttgatttgaAACCCTTTTTTGCTAGTTTTGAAATGCATGTTGACAAACAAATTTAGATTGAATCATTTGAAAAAGAAGTGTATTttctatatatgatgatgagtacaagttcaaagtttaattgTTCCAATTTTGTATGGATTTTTTTTATAGCAAATCTTGTGAAATTCAACAAAATCTTGTTAAAATGAACTCTTCCTTTTTTAGTACAAGCGATAAGGTTTAGAAATATGTGGAGATGATTTCTCTGATGGTCACTCACATTaatcataatataattattatctcataataAAGTCATcttttgttgaaaaaaaaaatgaaatcaagaAGATAGACTATTTTTTGAGATAATAACTAAATAGTTAAGTGACCATCTgagaaattgacccaaaagatgTGATGGTTGGAGAAATTTTTCATCAAGTGTTACAAAATTG
This Solanum dulcamara chromosome 8, daSolDulc1.2, whole genome shotgun sequence DNA region includes the following protein-coding sequences:
- the LOC129901420 gene encoding uncharacterized protein LOC129901420 isoform X3 — translated: MKMIHYSHYFLHSLLILHTPIPPHPTPPHPSAPIPTRPNQYNPINLFTSNMCLFCTLSFIHLSKPHTLFIISPLLAFSSPFSSSFLELVFDLHLLRSVIPGLKRKKKKTFKKMSLDMTYSSSSERVCYVRCNFCNTILAVNVPCNSMMTVVTVRCGHCSNLLSVNIGPSLQSPPLQNIQQRQNDSSFEDGISRGYGSSSSSTDSYHRFSPMPTDHDQPRSPPIRLGTFPSYPLWTQAGWQ